From Butyricimonas paravirosa, one genomic window encodes:
- a CDS encoding ATP-binding protein yields MITEEKQDKVFTRDFFRKVGKAIHDYNLIEDGDRILVGVSGGKDSLALLEVLAMRAKDPKQNYTVIAAHIAVEDVAYEVDSDYLRAFCERLGVEYVYRTIRVDTTVNPKKPACFVCSWHRRKMLFDIAKEYDCKKLALGHHRDDAVESLLMSMMFNGTICSMPARLEMFKNTFTLIRPLIYLSNDETSRYAEMRQFKKQKKHCPHEKATNRDAVSKLLDQMEIISPHARSNLFAAMQNIREDYLP; encoded by the coding sequence ATGATAACAGAAGAAAAACAAGATAAAGTATTTACCCGGGATTTCTTTCGAAAGGTGGGGAAAGCGATACATGATTATAATTTAATAGAGGACGGGGACCGGATTTTGGTAGGAGTTTCGGGCGGGAAGGATTCATTGGCCTTGTTGGAAGTGTTGGCCATGCGCGCCAAGGACCCGAAACAAAATTACACGGTCATAGCGGCTCATATCGCGGTGGAGGATGTCGCTTACGAAGTGGACAGCGATTACTTGCGAGCGTTTTGTGAACGTCTGGGGGTGGAGTATGTTTACCGGACGATCCGGGTGGACACGACGGTGAATCCCAAGAAACCGGCTTGTTTCGTGTGTTCATGGCATCGGCGTAAGATGCTTTTCGATATTGCCAAAGAGTATGATTGTAAGAAACTGGCCTTAGGCCATCACCGGGATGATGCCGTGGAAAGTCTTTTGATGAGCATGATGTTCAACGGAACGATTTGCAGTATGCCTGCCCGGTTGGAAATGTTCAAGAATACGTTCACGCTTATTCGTCCATTAATCTATCTTTCGAATGACGAGACGTCACGATATGCCGAAATGCGGCAGTTTAAAAAGCAAAAAAAGCATTGCCCCCATGAAAAGGCAACGAACCGGGATGCCGTGAGTAAGTTGCTTGACCAGATGGAAATAATTTCTCCCCATGCCCGGAGCAATTTGTTTGCAGCGATGCAAAATATCCGGGAAGATTACTTGCCTTGA
- a CDS encoding alpha-L-fucosidase — translation MRKVLLSVILVGWSILLYAQYEGMEYYREQDPAVQAKLEQWQDLKFGFFVHWGPYSQKGYCESWTICSEDVDWIQRDTTISYDEYYWNYVGLKKTFNPVKFNPEYWADLAKEAGMKYFVFTTKHHDGFCMWDTRETDYKITSEECPFHTAPNADVVKELFRAFGERDFMIGAYFSKPDWNSPYYWSDRWQHGDRNVNYKIKEHPWMWEKFCNFTYNQVKELMTGYGNIDIIWLDGGWVAPENRGQDIKMDRIVDMAREYQPGLIVVDRWVGGKYENYRTPEQKIPEKPWEYPWETCMTMANQWSYLPGDKYKSTRELVHYLVDIVSKGGNFLLNVGVDGNGEIPPEGIKIMKEMGAWMKVNGEAIYETRPIAPYKEAKICYTKHKNNGKVYAIYLNDEDEPNPPSQIMLYSINPAKGAKISLLGYKGNLSYKRVGNGVLVTLPPSFVKNPACGYAWALCVSGVNDKEAV, via the coding sequence ATGCGGAAAGTATTATTGAGTGTGATTCTTGTCGGATGGAGCATATTATTATATGCCCAGTACGAGGGAATGGAATATTACCGGGAACAGGACCCGGCGGTACAAGCGAAATTAGAACAGTGGCAGGATTTGAAGTTTGGTTTTTTCGTGCATTGGGGACCTTATAGCCAGAAAGGGTATTGCGAGTCGTGGACGATTTGTTCGGAAGACGTGGATTGGATTCAACGGGACACGACGATTTCTTATGACGAGTATTACTGGAATTACGTGGGATTAAAGAAGACGTTTAACCCGGTGAAGTTTAACCCGGAATACTGGGCTGATCTGGCAAAAGAGGCCGGAATGAAGTATTTCGTGTTTACCACGAAACACCATGACGGGTTCTGTATGTGGGATACCCGGGAAACGGATTACAAGATTACTTCCGAGGAATGTCCTTTCCATACGGCTCCGAATGCGGATGTCGTGAAGGAGTTGTTTCGGGCCTTCGGGGAAAGAGATTTCATGATCGGGGCCTATTTTTCAAAGCCGGATTGGAATAGCCCTTATTATTGGTCGGATCGCTGGCAACATGGGGATCGTAACGTGAATTACAAGATCAAGGAGCACCCGTGGATGTGGGAGAAATTCTGCAACTTTACTTATAATCAGGTGAAGGAACTGATGACTGGTTACGGGAATATAGATATTATCTGGCTGGACGGGGGATGGGTGGCCCCGGAGAATCGGGGACAGGATATTAAAATGGATCGGATTGTCGATATGGCTCGGGAGTATCAACCCGGCCTGATTGTCGTGGATCGCTGGGTTGGAGGGAAGTACGAGAACTACCGTACCCCGGAACAGAAGATTCCCGAAAAGCCGTGGGAGTACCCGTGGGAAACGTGTATGACGATGGCCAATCAATGGTCGTATTTGCCGGGTGATAAGTATAAGTCTACCCGGGAACTGGTGCATTACCTTGTGGACATTGTCAGTAAGGGAGGAAATTTCCTGTTGAACGTGGGTGTGGATGGTAACGGGGAGATCCCGCCGGAAGGAATCAAAATTATGAAAGAGATGGGAGCGTGGATGAAGGTTAACGGAGAGGCAATCTACGAGACTCGGCCAATTGCACCTTACAAAGAGGCGAAGATTTGTTACACGAAACATAAGAATAACGGGAAAGTGTATGCTATTTATCTAAATGATGAAGATGAACCGAATCCGCCCTCACAGATTATGTTGTACAGTATTAATCCGGCTAAAGGGGCTAAAATCTCGTTGTTGGGTTATAAAGGGAATTTGTCATATAAACGAGTTGGGAATGGGGTGTTGGTGACACTACCGCCTTCTTTCGTGAAGAACCCGGCTTGTGGTTACGCATGGGCATTATGTGTTTCTGGAGTTAATGATAAAGAGGCTGTCTAA
- a CDS encoding HAD family hydrolase, which yields MEYKNVVWDWNGTLLDDVKISVDTINVMLERKHLGKLTVEEYRSIFGFPVKPYYESIGFDFTRDDWEAVSRDFVNIYNDLAKDVELTPGIIPVLEGIKKKGIRQYILSALKEDLLTGMLERFGIREYFDGVCGSNNIYADGKVARGEEMLRMFPIVPGETVMVGDTLHDAEVAEALGFDFRLYAGGHNSAERLAEKGIVLQRMEQLLSEGW from the coding sequence ATGGAATACAAGAATGTGGTTTGGGATTGGAACGGGACGTTGTTGGATGACGTGAAAATTAGCGTGGATACAATTAACGTGATGTTGGAACGGAAACATTTGGGGAAATTGACGGTGGAGGAATACCGATCGATCTTCGGGTTTCCCGTGAAGCCTTATTACGAATCGATCGGATTTGATTTCACGCGGGATGACTGGGAAGCCGTGTCGAGAGACTTTGTGAATATCTATAATGATTTGGCGAAAGACGTGGAGCTGACTCCCGGTATTATTCCAGTGCTGGAGGGAATAAAGAAAAAAGGCATACGGCAATATATATTATCCGCATTGAAAGAAGATTTATTGACCGGAATGTTGGAGCGATTCGGTATTCGGGAATATTTCGATGGGGTTTGCGGATCAAATAATATTTATGCGGATGGGAAGGTGGCACGAGGGGAGGAGATGTTACGGATGTTCCCGATTGTCCCGGGAGAGACGGTCATGGTCGGTGATACTCTGCATGATGCAGAAGTTGCAGAAGCCTTGGGGTTTGATTTCAGATTGTATGCCGGGGGACATAATAGTGCGGAACGCTTGGCGGAAAAAGGAATCGTGTTACAACGAATGGAACAACTTTTGTCGGAAGGCTGGTAG
- a CDS encoding redoxin domain-containing protein has protein sequence MYKLFSQLFIIAFFLFPGLSFGEGKKFTINGKIPEMPSGRMIVISQLVDRVDTLGRGDIHGGKFVVEGEINEPCVALIYVEGYGGGFVFILDSDAPYEMELFQSGKSVIKGGKLQSELIAYQKIVSEENEKIKAARAKLAEASEAKHFRTASELQKKLDQVMADAQSRLGEVVERNKDNVFAAYIQTAGMEHLDLSRLKECYASLTDKAKATGPGKLVAARIQALEGVDVNAIAPDFTLQTPEGEDVALYDVKGKLKIIDFWASWCGPCRMENPNMVKLYAEFKDKGLSVISVSLDEKKDKWVEAIKKDGLTWLHLSDLKGWQGDVIKKYNIDAVPTIFVLDENNRIIAKNLRGEKLKAFVSERLK, from the coding sequence ATGTATAAGTTATTTAGTCAATTGTTTATAATTGCTTTTTTCCTTTTCCCCGGATTATCTTTCGGGGAAGGAAAGAAGTTCACAATTAACGGGAAAATACCGGAAATGCCGTCAGGCAGAATGATAGTGATTTCCCAATTGGTGGACCGGGTGGATACGTTGGGGCGAGGGGATATTCATGGCGGGAAGTTCGTGGTGGAAGGAGAAATAAATGAACCTTGCGTGGCATTGATTTACGTGGAAGGGTATGGCGGAGGCTTTGTTTTTATTTTGGATTCAGATGCTCCTTACGAGATGGAATTGTTCCAGTCTGGTAAAAGCGTAATTAAAGGAGGAAAATTACAGAGCGAGTTAATAGCATACCAGAAAATTGTTTCCGAAGAAAACGAGAAAATTAAAGCTGCACGGGCAAAACTGGCGGAGGCAAGCGAGGCGAAACATTTCCGTACAGCAAGTGAATTGCAGAAGAAGTTGGATCAAGTGATGGCAGATGCGCAATCTCGTTTAGGTGAGGTCGTGGAGAGGAATAAAGATAACGTGTTTGCAGCTTATATCCAGACGGCGGGTATGGAACATCTGGATTTGAGTCGTTTGAAGGAGTGTTACGCGAGTTTGACGGATAAAGCAAAAGCAACAGGCCCCGGTAAGTTAGTGGCAGCTCGAATTCAGGCGTTGGAAGGGGTTGATGTAAATGCTATTGCCCCGGATTTCACGCTACAAACACCGGAGGGGGAGGACGTTGCCTTGTATGACGTGAAAGGAAAATTGAAGATCATCGATTTCTGGGCATCTTGGTGTGGGCCGTGTCGGATGGAGAACCCGAATATGGTGAAACTGTATGCTGAATTTAAAGATAAAGGTTTGTCCGTGATCAGTGTCTCCTTGGACGAGAAAAAGGATAAGTGGGTGGAGGCAATCAAGAAAGACGGGTTGACTTGGTTACATCTTTCTGATCTGAAAGGATGGCAGGGCGACGTGATAAAGAAATACAATATTGATGCTGTTCCGACGATCTTCGTGTTGGATGAAAATAATCGTATTATAGCTAAAAATCTGAGAGGAGAGAAATTGAAGGCTTTTGTCTCTGAACGATTGAAATAA
- a CDS encoding RNA-binding domain-containing protein, with amino-acid sequence MDSCLQDKILAGESKVLEFKEILPQGDKIAKTVIAFSNTSGGQLIIGVGDDRTIKGIDPDVDIFELQDRVASIIYDLCYPNILPEFYTTNVDGKLLFIIEVYRGNLLPYYLKKEGRNHGTYVRIGSSNRKADVETVIDLERQRINRSFDEEICFDTSFDSLDLTPLQKRFEARGKILDIEKLKSLKLVQEEHGHLYPSQALLILLGVRENATVKCARFKGTTMGSFIDKKEYSGDLFSQLDQVEMFIKNHLHLAGVIKGLQREDRYEIPMEAIREVILNAYVHRDYINLGRDIKVGIYDDIVNIVSPGGFPSSITIEDVLAGRSETRNKAIARVFKELDYIEQWGSGIKRIFSWCEEAGVAKPLITEKGDFVDVELYREYTSVQESVQDDVGKKLTVSESVSESVSESVSESVSEKKRINLNEKQIMTLEFCSLPRTSKEIFDMLEVTYHSRNIKLYITALVKQKLLIRTNPDNPKDKNQKYITTEAGKLYVEENDNRRKTR; translated from the coding sequence ATGGACTCATGTTTGCAGGATAAAATATTGGCGGGGGAGAGTAAAGTCTTGGAATTCAAAGAAATTCTGCCGCAAGGGGATAAAATAGCGAAAACTGTTATTGCATTCTCTAATACTAGCGGGGGGCAATTAATTATCGGGGTTGGAGACGACAGAACGATAAAAGGCATTGACCCCGACGTAGATATTTTTGAATTGCAGGATAGAGTGGCATCCATTATCTATGATTTATGTTACCCGAATATTCTTCCCGAATTTTACACGACAAACGTGGATGGAAAGTTATTGTTTATAATAGAGGTCTATCGTGGGAATCTGTTGCCTTACTATTTGAAAAAAGAAGGGCGAAATCATGGTACTTACGTGCGGATAGGAAGTTCTAACCGTAAAGCAGACGTGGAGACCGTGATCGATTTGGAGCGGCAAAGAATAAATAGAAGTTTTGATGAGGAGATCTGTTTTGACACGTCTTTTGATAGTCTGGATTTGACCCCGTTGCAGAAAAGGTTCGAGGCGAGGGGGAAGATCCTTGATATAGAGAAGTTGAAAAGTCTGAAACTCGTCCAAGAAGAACATGGGCATTTGTATCCTTCACAAGCTTTGTTAATTTTGTTAGGGGTACGGGAAAATGCCACCGTGAAGTGTGCCCGTTTTAAGGGAACGACCATGGGATCATTTATTGATAAGAAGGAATATTCGGGAGACCTTTTTTCTCAATTGGATCAAGTCGAGATGTTTATAAAAAACCATCTCCATTTGGCGGGAGTGATTAAGGGGTTACAACGAGAAGATCGGTACGAGATCCCGATGGAGGCGATTCGGGAAGTTATATTGAACGCTTATGTACATAGGGACTATATTAATTTAGGGCGGGATATAAAAGTCGGTATTTATGATGACATCGTGAATATTGTTTCCCCCGGGGGATTCCCGAGTTCGATTACGATTGAGGACGTGCTTGCGGGACGCTCTGAAACGAGAAACAAGGCGATAGCCCGTGTGTTTAAAGAGTTGGACTATATCGAACAATGGGGCAGTGGAATAAAGAGGATATTTTCATGGTGCGAAGAGGCTGGGGTTGCAAAACCGTTGATTACTGAAAAAGGAGATTTCGTGGATGTCGAGTTGTATCGGGAATACACGAGTGTCCAAGAAAGTGTCCAAGATGATGTGGGTAAAAAGTTGACTGTCAGTGAAAGTGTCAGTGAAAGTGTCAGTGAAAGTGTCAGTGAAAGTGTCAGTGAAAAAAAACGAATAAATCTGAATGAAAAACAAATAATGACGTTAGAATTTTGTTCGTTACCTCGGACAAGTAAGGAAATATTCGATATGTTGGAAGTGACGTATCATTCAAGAAATATTAAATTATATATTACCGCATTAGTGAAACAGAAGTTACTTATACGGACTAATCCCGATAACCCTAAAGATAAGAACCAAAAATACATAACAACAGAGGCAGGGAAATTATACGTAGAAGAGAATGATAACAGAAGAAAAACAAGATAA
- a CDS encoding RNA polymerase sigma factor, whose translation MDQFTVQDDLGHLIKKHDQEAFHELYRTSFNKLQQYAMRYLYDWDDAEDLVQDAFLSLWSHPERYNETQPVFYYLLGIVKNNCLNYLRSLNIQYKHQDKIIEAMLFSSVEDPEIDEDIHERLKYILESLPEKQREVLLLHVVEKKKVREIAEQMDIAETTVKTHFQRALAILRNNLKFVLFGI comes from the coding sequence ATGGATCAGTTTACTGTACAAGACGACTTGGGACACTTGATCAAAAAACATGATCAAGAGGCTTTTCATGAGCTTTACCGAACGTCTTTCAACAAATTACAGCAATACGCCATGCGTTACCTCTACGATTGGGATGACGCTGAAGACCTCGTACAGGATGCTTTTCTTTCCCTGTGGTCTCACCCGGAACGTTATAATGAAACTCAACCCGTATTCTATTACTTATTAGGTATCGTCAAAAATAATTGCTTGAACTATCTCCGCTCTCTAAATATCCAATATAAACATCAGGATAAAATCATCGAAGCCATGCTATTCTCCAGCGTGGAAGACCCGGAAATCGACGAGGACATCCACGAACGGTTGAAATATATTCTGGAATCCTTACCCGAAAAACAACGGGAAGTTCTCTTGTTACACGTCGTGGAAAAGAAGAAAGTCCGTGAAATTGCGGAACAAATGGACATCGCAGAGACAACCGTGAAGACCCACTTCCAGCGTGCCTTGGCCATCCTCAGAAATAATTTGAAATTCGTACTGTTCGGAATATAA
- a CDS encoding HIT family protein, producing MASIFTMIINGEIPSYKVAEDENYYAFLDINPMQKGHTLVVPKREEDYLFDLTDEELAGMMVFAKKVAKAIKKSIPCQRVGVAVLGLDVPHAHIHLVPLVEGNELNFSNPKKQFPKEEMEACAKLINSNL from the coding sequence ATGGCTTCAATTTTCACGATGATTATTAACGGGGAGATTCCATCTTACAAGGTGGCCGAGGATGAAAATTATTATGCATTCTTGGATATAAATCCCATGCAGAAGGGACACACGTTAGTGGTTCCGAAGAGAGAAGAAGACTATTTGTTTGACCTGACGGATGAGGAATTAGCCGGGATGATGGTGTTTGCCAAAAAGGTGGCCAAAGCAATTAAGAAGAGTATCCCCTGCCAACGAGTGGGGGTAGCCGTGCTGGGCTTGGATGTTCCACATGCTCATATTCACTTGGTTCCTTTGGTTGAAGGCAACGAGTTGAACTTCTCTAACCCAAAGAAACAATTCCCGAAAGAGGAAATGGAAGCTTGTGCTAAGCTGATTAATAGCAATTTGTAA
- a CDS encoding PaaI family thioesterase, whose product MERKKLYNAYEQHEGYNCFGCASGNEHGLRCEFYEEGEYITCHWMPRPEFQGFFHVLHGGIQATLMDEIACWNVFAKVKSAGVTVELTTKYRTTVYSDRGEIFLRSRIVEQSTRLAKMHVELFNADGTLGSEADVVYRIFPENVARQRLGWTGIEAFHPEENE is encoded by the coding sequence ATGGAAAGAAAAAAACTATACAACGCTTACGAGCAACACGAGGGATATAATTGTTTCGGTTGTGCATCCGGAAATGAACATGGTTTGCGCTGTGAATTCTATGAAGAAGGGGAATATATTACTTGTCATTGGATGCCCCGACCTGAATTTCAAGGTTTTTTTCACGTGTTACACGGTGGAATACAGGCAACATTGATGGATGAAATCGCGTGTTGGAACGTTTTTGCGAAAGTGAAGAGTGCGGGAGTTACGGTTGAATTGACAACGAAATATCGTACTACCGTTTATTCCGATCGGGGGGAAATATTCCTGCGTTCCCGTATCGTGGAACAAAGTACCCGTTTGGCAAAGATGCATGTGGAATTATTCAATGCGGATGGAACGTTGGGTAGCGAGGCTGATGTGGTTTATCGGATTTTCCCGGAGAACGTGGCTCGTCAACGGTTAGGATGGACGGGAATCGAGGCGTTTCATCCCGAGGAAAATGAGTAA
- a CDS encoding YfcC family protein: MLKKVPHTYTIVFSIIIICAILTWIIPGGEYARETVDVNGVERTVIVNDSFHEVAKSPQTWQVFSALFNGFEKQAGIIAFILIIGGAFWIMNNSKAIDVGIFSFLRSTQKLEHIGIIRKLGVNNIIITMVMLLFSCFGAIFGMSEETLAFVIIIVPLAISMGYDSLTGVCMVYVAAHVGFAGAILNPFTIGIAQGLSDLPLFSGFEYRVFCWAILNVIMIAWVLRYAAKVKKNPKASLVYNLDSHWRQEKVDNTQEIEYKSYTSSWVVYLFILSGLVLFSCYFPRTTLSIGEHSSLTTFVVPALTVLFALIGYFSLRKSFHFFILTILGFTILFLIVGVMGYGWYLPEISGLFLAMGILSGFAAKENADSIVKLFIAGVKDILSAALVVGLAGGIIIVLQEGHIIDPILHSLASLMSEAGRVLSLGIMYLIQTMINIIIPSGSAKAALTMPIMAPFSDVIGLSRQATVMAFQFGDGFTNMITPTSGVLIGALGIARIPYDIWVKFFWKFILLLVIIGFVLLIPTATMQLNGF; encoded by the coding sequence ATGCTAAAGAAAGTGCCGCACACCTACACCATTGTTTTCTCAATCATTATCATCTGTGCCATCCTGACGTGGATTATACCGGGCGGGGAATATGCCCGGGAAACCGTCGATGTCAATGGAGTGGAACGTACCGTAATCGTGAACGATTCATTCCACGAGGTGGCCAAAAGCCCGCAAACGTGGCAGGTGTTTTCGGCCCTTTTCAACGGATTCGAGAAACAAGCCGGAATTATCGCTTTTATCCTGATCATCGGAGGTGCTTTCTGGATCATGAATAACAGCAAGGCCATCGACGTGGGAATTTTCTCCTTCTTACGCTCCACTCAGAAACTCGAACATATCGGGATTATCCGTAAACTAGGGGTCAATAACATCATTATCACCATGGTCATGCTCCTGTTCAGTTGTTTTGGGGCGATCTTCGGGATGAGCGAGGAGACGCTGGCTTTTGTCATTATTATTGTTCCTCTGGCCATATCCATGGGTTACGATTCTCTCACGGGAGTATGTATGGTCTACGTCGCCGCCCATGTCGGGTTTGCGGGAGCTATTCTGAATCCTTTCACGATCGGTATTGCACAAGGATTATCAGACCTACCGCTATTCTCCGGGTTTGAATACCGGGTTTTCTGCTGGGCCATCCTTAACGTGATCATGATTGCTTGGGTACTACGCTACGCGGCAAAAGTCAAAAAGAATCCCAAAGCCTCTCTCGTGTATAACTTGGATAGCCATTGGAGACAGGAAAAAGTGGACAACACGCAAGAAATCGAATATAAAAGTTACACTTCTTCTTGGGTGGTTTATCTTTTTATCCTCTCCGGACTTGTACTCTTCTCCTGTTATTTCCCCCGCACGACACTATCCATCGGGGAACATTCCAGTCTAACCACATTTGTTGTTCCGGCATTAACCGTGCTATTTGCCTTGATCGGATATTTTTCTTTACGGAAATCTTTCCACTTTTTTATCTTGACAATCCTAGGTTTCACGATTCTTTTCCTAATCGTGGGAGTGATGGGCTACGGGTGGTATCTGCCCGAAATATCCGGTTTATTCCTTGCCATGGGAATCCTTTCCGGATTCGCAGCCAAGGAAAATGCAGATAGTATTGTCAAACTCTTTATCGCGGGAGTAAAAGATATTCTTTCTGCCGCACTAGTAGTCGGGTTGGCCGGGGGTATCATCATTGTCTTGCAGGAAGGACATATTATAGACCCGATCCTTCACTCGCTGGCAAGCCTGATGAGTGAGGCAGGACGTGTACTTTCACTAGGAATCATGTACTTGATCCAAACCATGATCAACATCATCATTCCATCGGGTTCAGCCAAAGCCGCTCTCACCATGCCGATCATGGCTCCTTTCTCCGACGTGATCGGGCTATCCCGACAAGCCACCGTGATGGCTTTCCAGTTCGGGGACGGATTCACGAACATGATCACCCCGACTTCCGGCGTGCTGATCGGCGCTTTGGGAATTGCCCGTATTCCTTACGATATTTGGGTGAAATTCTTCTGGAAATTCATCCTGCTGCTTGTCATTATCGGTTTCGTGTTATTGATTCCCACGGCAACCATGCAGTTGAATGGGTTCTAA
- the greA gene encoding transcription elongation factor GreA, producing the protein MTKKVSYVTKEGLKKLQDELDNLQNVERPKISKAIGEAIEKGDISENAEYDAAKDAQGLLEAKIAQLQDIVSNCRIIDESQIDTSKVQILNKVTIKNIKTKATMTYTLVSESEADFKAGKLSITTPIAKALIGKKLGDKVEVQVPAGLMEFEIMDISI; encoded by the coding sequence ATGACAAAGAAGGTATCTTATGTAACCAAAGAAGGGCTGAAAAAATTGCAGGATGAACTGGACAATCTGCAGAATGTAGAGCGCCCTAAGATTTCTAAGGCAATCGGAGAAGCCATCGAAAAAGGAGATATCTCCGAGAATGCAGAGTATGATGCGGCGAAAGATGCCCAGGGATTACTGGAGGCTAAAATCGCCCAGCTACAAGATATAGTTTCCAATTGCCGGATCATTGACGAGTCACAGATCGACACGTCAAAAGTTCAGATATTGAATAAAGTGACGATCAAAAATATAAAGACAAAGGCAACGATGACTTATACTTTGGTGTCAGAAAGTGAGGCTGATTTCAAGGCTGGTAAGTTGTCGATCACCACTCCTATCGCCAAAGCTTTGATCGGTAAAAAGCTAGGGGATAAAGTAGAGGTGCAAGTGCCGGCCGGATTGATGGAGTTTGAGATCATGGACATTTCAATTTAA